The following proteins come from a genomic window of Methanosarcina sp. MTP4:
- a CDS encoding ATP-binding protein: MNFMNLSVQNPWWKNPAAIRDDDKLKKWEDSVLKWSPWIKGELKFDRDRIYTLRGPRQVGKTTLVKLIIRDLLDEIEHPQSVFYFTCDLVADEKELFEVLNLYLNWAAAFRLERKYIFLDEISSVRDWEKGLKYLVDTGALKNTSVVLTGSHSIDIKSSIERLPGRRGEGEGTLDKIFFPMKFSEYVETLNPDIKQFMEVNGLIEGSKRQEILSDLFEGKADLLQSTLLLYQPEIDQLFDQYLITGGIPRSINEFFTKNKIDSSIYEIYIQSLIGDLARWNIPEMPVKQVLRSISGKLTTPVSWRGITDETDIGAHVTVQKYVTALEDSFVLNVLYPLDLPKKTASFKKDKKIYFQDPFIFHALHSWASGFTDYFESANLYLSNPETKSKLVESVFHSHLVHFMYEKHPSDVFSPHERVFYLKTKGGKKEVDFVLKTNGNQLLGIELKYQRQINSSDYRGLTAFEKGILVSKGKYEISGKYATVPVSLFLLLL; the protein is encoded by the coding sequence ATGAATTTTATGAACCTCTCCGTTCAGAACCCCTGGTGGAAGAATCCTGCTGCGATCAGGGACGATGACAAACTGAAAAAATGGGAAGATTCTGTCCTTAAATGGAGCCCCTGGATTAAAGGAGAGTTGAAATTCGACAGGGACAGGATATACACTCTCAGAGGGCCGAGGCAGGTGGGGAAGACCACGCTTGTAAAGCTCATAATCCGGGACCTGCTAGATGAAATCGAGCATCCACAGAGTGTTTTTTATTTTACCTGTGACCTTGTGGCTGACGAGAAAGAGCTCTTCGAGGTCCTGAACCTCTACCTAAACTGGGCGGCAGCTTTCAGGCTTGAAAGAAAATACATCTTTCTGGACGAGATCTCCTCGGTAAGAGACTGGGAAAAGGGACTCAAATACCTTGTCGATACCGGAGCCCTTAAAAATACATCCGTGGTCCTGACAGGGTCACACTCAATCGACATAAAGAGCAGTATAGAGAGGCTTCCTGGAAGGAGAGGAGAAGGGGAAGGAACCCTGGACAAGATCTTCTTCCCTATGAAATTTTCAGAATATGTGGAAACCCTGAATCCCGACATAAAGCAGTTCATGGAGGTAAACGGTCTTATCGAGGGTTCAAAAAGGCAGGAAATCCTTTCAGATCTGTTTGAAGGCAAAGCCGACCTCCTCCAGAGCACTCTCCTCCTCTACCAACCCGAAATCGACCAGCTCTTTGACCAATATTTGATTACGGGAGGAATCCCAAGATCCATCAACGAATTTTTCACGAAGAACAAAATCGACAGCAGCATATATGAAATATATATCCAGTCCCTGATAGGGGATCTGGCCCGCTGGAACATCCCCGAAATGCCTGTAAAACAGGTTCTCAGAAGCATATCCGGCAAACTCACTACCCCGGTAAGCTGGCGGGGCATCACCGACGAAACAGATATCGGAGCCCACGTAACAGTACAGAAATATGTCACTGCCCTCGAAGACTCTTTTGTCCTGAATGTGCTCTATCCCCTTGACCTACCGAAAAAAACCGCCAGTTTCAAGAAAGACAAAAAAATCTACTTCCAGGACCCCTTTATTTTCCATGCCCTTCACAGTTGGGCCTCAGGCTTCACAGACTACTTCGAATCCGCGAATCTCTACCTCAGCAACCCTGAAACCAAAAGCAAACTCGTTGAATCCGTTTTCCATTCCCATCTAGTTCATTTTATGTACGAAAAACATCCAAGTGACGTATTCTCTCCTCATGAACGCGTCTTTTACCTGAAAACCAAGGGTGGCAAAAAAGAAGTTGATTTCGTACTGAAAACAAATGGAAATCAACTACTTGGAATCGAACTGAAATACCAGAGACAGATAAATAGCAGCGATTACCGAGGGCTGACTGCTTTTGAAAAAGGGATTCTTGTTTCAAAAGGAAAATATGAGATCAGTGGAAAATATGCTACAGTGCCTGTATCCCTATTTTTGCTGCTTCTGTAA
- a CDS encoding UvrD-helicase domain-containing protein has protein sequence MDTAGIVPPQGANSNFWNRELPLKALEKARPKYDAILIDEYQDFRDEWLKLCLVLCKKQEYNGTVSENLFMAGDRLQSIYNPHEHTWKSLGVNVTGRSKLLKHSYRSGKSHIDLALDFLMSDGSMKKEVERFYEGREGIENEQTGENFIDFLEGGFEVINDILNKVLLDMRYDPEDVLVLAPTHAAAERLYFKLDPFLKSKSIITKDIVPGKIIITTYHSSKGLECKVCVLLNVNKLNVNKAQDKKLLYVGMTRASQRLYIHARDFESESFARQLKYGEFDQAT, from the coding sequence ATGGATACGGCAGGCATCGTTCCTCCCCAGGGTGCGAATTCGAATTTCTGGAACCGGGAACTCCCCCTAAAAGCCCTCGAAAAAGCCAGGCCGAAATACGATGCCATTCTCATAGACGAATACCAGGACTTTCGAGACGAGTGGTTGAAGCTCTGCCTCGTTCTTTGCAAAAAGCAGGAATACAACGGGACGGTGAGTGAAAACCTTTTCATGGCCGGGGACCGTTTACAGAGCATTTACAATCCTCACGAACACACCTGGAAAAGTCTGGGGGTAAACGTAACAGGGAGGTCCAAACTCCTGAAACATTCGTATAGGTCCGGAAAATCCCACATTGACCTTGCCCTTGATTTCCTGATGTCTGACGGCAGCATGAAAAAGGAAGTCGAGAGATTTTACGAAGGTAGGGAAGGAATCGAAAACGAGCAGACCGGTGAGAATTTTATCGACTTTCTTGAAGGTGGCTTTGAAGTAATCAATGATATCCTGAATAAAGTCTTGCTGGATATGAGATATGATCCGGAAGATGTGCTTGTCCTTGCTCCCACCCATGCAGCCGCAGAGCGGCTTTACTTTAAACTTGATCCTTTCCTCAAGTCAAAGAGCATAATAACAAAAGACATCGTACCCGGGAAAATAATCATAACAACATATCATTCTTCCAAGGGCCTGGAATGTAAGGTGTGTGTCCTGTTGAATGTCAATAAATTAAATGTTAATAAGGCTCAGGATAAGAAACTCCTTTACGTAGGGATGACCCGGGCATCCCAGAGACTGTATATCCATGCCCGTGATTTTGAGTCCGAAAGTTTTGCCAGGCAATTGAAGTACGGGGAGTTTGATCAGGCTACCTGA
- a CDS encoding tetratricopeptide repeat protein codes for MTNDPKRKTGNTDPGRNAGRTGKAGKTDQTGNTASGRLKKALAPYEKVLTKNPDDAAAWAGKAAVLLRFHVYKDSLKAFDKALEIEPLNPGYLFEKGFVLLKLEREEEALQAFDWVLEIKPESDKTWNLKTSVLCRLGQQEKALAACEKALASNPKIAGAWHAKGTVLSDLDSYEEALKAYDEALKLNQNLARTWEGKAFVLYKLDRFMEALNAYDTALKLNPNNAKTWVGKGLVHLRLSRQKRALDTFNKAISIKPDFAEAWLYKGEALALVDKDEEALRAYERALKIKPDYAEAWKAKISVSSKLGIEMDEEDMEEEWKEEWKEEKPEIKRSTWTRKSDIGVEIKNAAKEGKYNKFGKKEDQGPEIKRNTWTRKAQEGEETKKYMGKKTDKKRGGTERKTGKRKEQKK; via the coding sequence ATGACAAATGACCCTAAAAGAAAGACAGGAAATACAGACCCCGGAAGAAATGCAGGCAGGACTGGTAAGGCAGGTAAGACGGATCAGACAGGTAATACTGCATCCGGCCGCCTGAAGAAAGCCCTTGCGCCTTATGAAAAAGTCCTTACAAAAAACCCTGATGATGCAGCCGCCTGGGCAGGCAAGGCAGCGGTGCTGCTCAGGTTCCACGTGTACAAAGATTCCCTGAAGGCCTTTGATAAAGCCCTTGAAATCGAACCTTTAAACCCCGGATACCTCTTTGAAAAAGGTTTCGTGCTCTTAAAGCTCGAAAGGGAGGAAGAGGCCTTGCAGGCTTTTGATTGGGTGCTCGAAATAAAACCGGAGAGTGACAAAACCTGGAACCTCAAGACCTCGGTCCTCTGCAGGCTCGGACAGCAAGAAAAAGCTCTTGCAGCCTGTGAAAAAGCTCTTGCTTCCAATCCCAAGATCGCGGGCGCCTGGCACGCAAAAGGCACTGTGCTTTCTGACCTTGACAGCTACGAAGAAGCCCTCAAAGCCTATGATGAAGCTCTCAAACTCAACCAGAACCTTGCAAGAACCTGGGAAGGTAAGGCTTTTGTCCTCTACAAGCTGGACCGGTTTATGGAAGCCTTAAATGCATACGATACCGCTCTCAAACTAAACCCGAACAATGCAAAGACCTGGGTCGGCAAAGGGCTTGTCCATCTCAGGCTCAGCAGGCAAAAAAGGGCCCTGGACACCTTCAATAAAGCCATCTCAATAAAGCCTGATTTTGCAGAGGCCTGGCTCTATAAAGGTGAGGCCCTGGCCCTGGTAGATAAAGATGAAGAGGCTCTGAGGGCTTATGAAAGAGCTCTCAAGATCAAGCCGGACTATGCTGAAGCCTGGAAAGCCAAAATTTCCGTAAGCTCCAAACTCGGAATTGAAATGGATGAAGAGGATATGGAAGAAGAATGGAAAGAGGAATGGAAAGAGGAAAAACCGGAAATAAAGAGGAGTACATGGACACGGAAATCGGATATCGGGGTGGAAATTAAGAACGCCGCTAAGGAAGGAAAATATAATAAGTTCGGCAAAAAAGAAGATCAGGGTCCGGAAATAAAGAGGAATACATGGACAAGGAAGGCGCAAGAAGGAGAGGAAACTAAGAAATATATGGGGAAAAAGACTGATAAAAAGAGAGGGGGAACAGAAAGGAAAACAGGGAAAAGAAAAGAGCAAAAGAAATGA